A single genomic interval of Candidatus Jordarchaeales archaeon harbors:
- the folD gene encoding bifunctional methylenetetrahydrofolate dehydrogenase/methenyltetrahydrofolate cyclohydrolase FolD: protein MVAKIIDGRAIAAEIRKQVAEEARLLWDQYGVQPGLAAILVGNDPASEVYVGLKQKACEEVTFAFRKISLPSGVSEEDVIEHIQKLNNDDRIHGVIVQLPLPPHLNENKIISALSPEKDVDGLHPLNIGRLLIGDEGITPCTPTGIITLLEKEGISLRGKHVVIVNRSKIVGRPLMVMMINRDATVTVCHSKTVNLEKHTRAADILIVAVGKPKFISEDMVKDGAIVVDVGINRVEGRIVGDVDFERVKEKAAAITPVPGGVGPMTVAMLLKNVLKAAKNSVKRG, encoded by the coding sequence TTGGTAGCAAAGATCATTGATGGACGCGCTATAGCAGCCGAAATTAGAAAGCAGGTAGCTGAGGAAGCCAGACTACTTTGGGATCAATACGGCGTGCAACCAGGGTTAGCAGCAATTCTAGTGGGCAACGATCCCGCTTCGGAGGTTTACGTTGGACTGAAGCAAAAGGCTTGCGAGGAGGTCACGTTTGCTTTTAGGAAAATCTCGCTTCCAAGTGGGGTGAGCGAAGAAGATGTAATCGAACATATTCAGAAACTTAACAATGACGATAGGATTCACGGAGTAATAGTTCAGCTTCCGCTACCACCACACTTGAACGAGAACAAAATAATATCGGCGCTTTCCCCCGAAAAGGACGTGGATGGACTCCACCCACTTAACATAGGACGCCTGCTAATAGGAGACGAAGGAATTACCCCATGCACACCCACGGGAATAATAACTCTTCTAGAAAAAGAGGGAATTAGCCTGAGGGGGAAACACGTAGTTATAGTGAATAGAAGTAAGATAGTGGGTAGGCCTCTGATGGTTATGATGATAAATAGAGATGCGACTGTTACTGTTTGCCACTCTAAAACCGTGAATCTTGAAAAGCATACTAGAGCGGCAGACATCTTAATTGTTGCTGTAGGGAAACCTAAGTTTATCTCAGAAGACATGGTGAAAGACGGGGCTATTGTCGTGGACGTAGGAATTAACAGAGTTGAAGGCCGAATAGTTGGCGACGTAGATTTCGAGAGGGTTAAAGAGAAGGCCGCAGCAATAACACCGGTTCCCGGCGGTGTAGGACCGATGACTGTGGCCATGCTTTTGAAGAACGTACTTAAAGCTGCTAAGAATAGCGTGAAAAGAGGCTGA
- the purH gene encoding bifunctional phosphoribosylaminoimidazolecarboxamide formyltransferase/IMP cyclohydrolase, with translation MKVKRALISVWNKEGVYRVAKRLHELGVEIIATEGTARALEGLPVKKISEITGFADVLDGRVKSLHPYIYTAILAREREKDLAQLREMGVEPIDLVIVNLYPFKEVAAKSESVELLVENIDIGGVSLVRAAAKNFERVAVVVDPNDYDLILHELETYGEIREETRRRLAVKAFAYTSDYDETIMQTLANKILERKEFPDVFTLKFVKVQELRYGENPHQSAALYREIGSTHTGVVDAVQLHGKMLSFNNILDLNAAIEVVREFSRPMAVVIKHTNPCGAAIGETIRDAYVKARESDPVSAYGSIVGLNCEVDLETAKELTSTFVEAVVAPNYTAEALGELRRKEGLRVLMLPSLKKRTAGIDFRKVTGGLLVQNEDLIEEDASTFKVVSSREPTEKEWQDALFGWKIVKHVKSNAIVVSNKEWIVGVGAGQTSRIDAAKIALEKAGERARGGVLASDGFIPFRDTVDEAARAGVTCIIQPGGSKRDNEVIEAANEHGIAMIHTGIRHFKH, from the coding sequence ATGAAAGTTAAACGTGCACTTATAAGTGTCTGGAATAAGGAGGGAGTATATAGAGTAGCTAAGAGGCTTCACGAATTAGGTGTAGAAATAATTGCGACAGAAGGAACAGCCAGAGCTCTTGAAGGGTTGCCTGTGAAAAAGATATCTGAAATTACAGGGTTTGCTGATGTTCTAGATGGCAGAGTTAAGAGTCTACATCCTTACATTTATACAGCTATTTTAGCGAGAGAAAGAGAAAAGGACCTAGCTCAGCTTAGAGAAATGGGCGTAGAACCTATAGACCTTGTGATTGTTAACCTTTACCCATTCAAAGAAGTGGCGGCGAAAAGTGAAAGCGTGGAATTACTCGTGGAGAACATAGATATTGGAGGAGTAAGCCTAGTTAGAGCGGCAGCGAAAAACTTTGAAAGAGTTGCTGTCGTCGTCGACCCAAACGATTACGACCTAATTCTCCACGAGCTGGAAACTTATGGTGAGATTCGGGAGGAAACTAGAAGGAGGCTGGCCGTAAAAGCATTTGCTTACACTTCAGATTACGATGAAACGATAATGCAAACACTCGCAAACAAGATTTTAGAGAGGAAAGAGTTCCCAGACGTGTTCACATTGAAATTTGTCAAGGTTCAAGAGTTAAGATACGGTGAAAATCCTCATCAGAGTGCTGCCCTTTACAGAGAAATAGGCTCTACACATACTGGAGTAGTCGATGCTGTGCAACTTCATGGAAAGATGCTGTCTTTTAACAACATTCTCGACCTAAATGCTGCTATTGAGGTGGTAAGAGAGTTTTCAAGACCTATGGCCGTAGTGATTAAGCATACAAACCCGTGCGGTGCGGCAATCGGAGAAACCATACGTGACGCATACGTTAAAGCCAGAGAAAGCGACCCAGTGTCAGCGTATGGAAGCATAGTCGGTTTAAACTGCGAAGTGGACTTGGAGACGGCGAAAGAGTTGACGTCAACATTCGTTGAAGCTGTCGTAGCCCCCAATTACACTGCTGAGGCTTTAGGGGAACTTAGGAGGAAGGAGGGGTTGAGAGTGCTCATGCTTCCCAGCCTCAAAAAACGCACTGCGGGAATCGATTTTAGGAAGGTGACTGGAGGACTCCTCGTTCAAAACGAGGATCTAATAGAAGAAGACGCTTCAACCTTTAAGGTGGTTAGCAGTAGAGAGCCTACGGAAAAAGAGTGGCAAGACGCCTTGTTTGGGTGGAAAATAGTTAAGCATGTGAAATCGAATGCAATAGTAGTCTCTAACAAAGAGTGGATCGTGGGAGTAGGGGCGGGGCAGACGAGCAGGATAGACGCGGCGAAAATCGCCCTCGAAAAGGCGGGCGAGAGGGCGAGAGGAGGAGTACTTGCATCCGACGGTTTCATCCCATTCAGGGACACTGTCGACGAAGCAGCAAGAGCCGGGGTAACTTGCATCATACAGCCTGGAGGCTCGAAGAGGGATAACGAAGTCATAGAAGCAGCAAATGAACACGGTATTGCAATGATACACACTGGAATAAGACATTTCAAGCACTAA
- the mtnA gene encoding S-methyl-5-thioribose-1-phosphate isomerase, translated as MISLTFFAMDSVRLINVKVRVGGEVKEFQTVWMEGDSVCMIDQTKLPFEFSIYRAQSVDEVVDAIRTMKVRGAPAIGVAACYGLAQVALQNVSAPPSELKALLSKSAARFLATRPTAVDMKNMLTRVLCACEELNSSDAIAQAVLSEARKIAQENVEACKKIGELGSRLIPKGARILVHCNPGALGTVDYGTALSIVRFAHAQGKNIFVYATETRPWLQGRLTCWELSQEGIPHCLVVDSAAGYYIHRGEVDVVLVGADRILPNGDVVNKIGTYMLAVAAYESNVPFIVAAPTTTIDLTGSPLKIEERPSEEVTHVKGYNPKSGESTYIRIHYDVEIRNPAFDITPAKYITSIVTEKGIFKPGQISV; from the coding sequence GTGATTAGTCTAACTTTTTTCGCCATGGACAGCGTGAGGTTGATAAACGTGAAGGTTAGAGTCGGCGGTGAAGTGAAAGAGTTCCAAACCGTCTGGATGGAAGGTGACTCGGTATGCATGATCGATCAGACAAAGCTTCCATTTGAGTTTTCAATTTACAGAGCGCAAAGCGTTGATGAAGTCGTTGACGCTATAAGAACGATGAAAGTTAGAGGAGCTCCAGCCATAGGGGTGGCTGCATGTTACGGTTTAGCTCAAGTTGCTCTTCAAAACGTTTCCGCCCCCCCAAGCGAACTGAAAGCTCTCCTCAGTAAGTCAGCTGCCCGCTTCCTCGCTACTAGGCCGACCGCCGTGGACATGAAGAATATGCTCACCCGCGTTTTATGCGCATGTGAAGAACTGAACTCCTCGGATGCCATAGCACAAGCTGTTCTTAGTGAGGCAAGAAAAATCGCGCAGGAAAACGTTGAGGCATGCAAAAAAATAGGGGAGTTGGGAAGTCGCCTAATACCTAAAGGAGCAAGAATTCTAGTCCATTGTAATCCTGGCGCGTTGGGAACGGTGGACTACGGAACTGCACTTAGTATAGTTCGCTTTGCGCACGCACAAGGAAAAAACATTTTTGTCTACGCAACAGAAACTCGGCCTTGGTTACAAGGCCGGCTTACCTGCTGGGAGTTGTCGCAGGAAGGAATCCCCCACTGCCTAGTAGTTGATTCTGCTGCAGGCTACTATATTCATAGAGGCGAAGTAGACGTCGTCTTGGTGGGTGCAGACCGCATACTCCCAAATGGAGACGTAGTGAACAAGATAGGGACGTATATGCTTGCAGTCGCAGCGTACGAAAGCAACGTTCCCTTCATAGTCGCAGCACCAACCACCACAATAGACCTTACGGGTTCTCCCTTAAAAATAGAAGAACGCCCCTCAGAAGAAGTAACTCACGTGAAGGGATATAACCCCAAATCAGGGGAGTCCACTTACATAAGAATACACTACGATGTTGAAATAAGGAACCCTGCGTTCGATATAACTCCTGCGAAGTACATCACTTCTATCGTTACCGAGAAGGGTATATTCAAACCGGGGCAAATCAGCGTTTGA
- a CDS encoding adenylyltransferase/cytidyltransferase family protein, which produces MMVFGTFDILHAGHLKFLEEAKKLGGEGARLVVVVARDSTVCKVRGRPPIFSEEDRRRLIEGLKPVDKAILGYEGDDMLKVVEEEKPDVIVLGYDQRKNTEEFINELRSRGINAEVYRLPKYGESNSSSIIIKRIVEMVKKFGEREG; this is translated from the coding sequence GTGATGGTTTTCGGGACCTTTGACATACTGCATGCAGGGCACTTAAAGTTCCTTGAGGAGGCAAAGAAGCTTGGAGGAGAAGGGGCGAGGCTCGTCGTGGTAGTAGCTAGAGATTCCACTGTGTGTAAAGTGCGTGGCAGACCCCCGATATTCAGCGAGGAGGACAGGAGAAGATTAATAGAGGGATTGAAGCCCGTCGACAAAGCGATTTTAGGCTACGAAGGAGACGACATGCTTAAAGTGGTCGAAGAGGAGAAGCCTGACGTCATAGTGCTCGGATACGACCAGAGGAAAAACACTGAAGAGTTCATAAATGAACTAAGAAGTAGAGGAATTAACGCTGAGGTTTACAGGCTTCCAAAATACGGGGAGTCAAACAGTTCGAGCATAATAATCAAGAGAATAGTTGAAATGGTCAAAAAGTTTGGTGAGCGAGAAGGCTAA
- a CDS encoding polysaccharide deacetylase family protein — translation MTFVAFTVDLDRDYPVPVDKKVKAASYAPTCKPSFDCTIKGLKALANLLEETGIKATFFIEARALKHIKSQEESLIDMIVKNEIGCHGMDHEDLSGKYTGVLIPPRKKLAILRKATETITKIIGVRPVGFRAPYLSVPLDIAELLERLDYKYDSSIQLETSKPPHPYLIGRRVIEIPLPIYPLGERKASLYTWPLHEGRRSIDEFKGILGAYLENDDGGLLVIATHTWHLAYRISSNCRLSASQIQENIYLLRSILTFLEDKGATLTSISDYLKKTKNVN, via the coding sequence ATGACCTTCGTTGCCTTCACGGTGGACCTAGACCGCGACTATCCAGTCCCCGTAGACAAGAAGGTAAAGGCAGCCAGTTACGCTCCAACATGCAAACCTAGTTTCGACTGTACAATCAAAGGGTTGAAGGCACTAGCCAACCTTTTGGAAGAAACAGGCATTAAAGCGACTTTTTTTATCGAAGCTAGGGCGCTCAAGCACATAAAGTCTCAGGAAGAGTCTCTCATCGACATGATAGTGAAGAACGAAATTGGTTGCCACGGAATGGATCATGAAGACCTTTCCGGAAAATATACTGGCGTTCTCATACCACCGCGTAAAAAATTAGCTATTCTAAGGAAAGCGACTGAAACTATAACGAAAATAATTGGTGTGAGGCCGGTAGGCTTCAGAGCACCGTACTTGTCCGTGCCTCTCGATATAGCCGAATTATTGGAACGACTAGATTACAAATACGATTCATCCATTCAACTAGAGACTTCTAAGCCCCCCCACCCGTACCTTATTGGGCGTAGGGTCATCGAAATCCCACTACCAATTTACCCTCTGGGGGAAAGGAAAGCGTCACTTTACACTTGGCCCTTGCATGAAGGGAGAAGAAGCATAGATGAGTTCAAAGGAATACTGGGTGCTTATCTGGAAAACGATGACGGTGGATTACTTGTGATAGCAACACACACGTGGCATCTTGCATACAGGATTTCGTCAAATTGCAGGCTTTCCGCGAGTCAAATACAGGAAAACATATACCTGCTTCGCAGCATACTGACCTTCCTAGAAGATAAGGGTGCCACTTTGACCTCCATAAGCGACTACCTCAAGAAGACGAAAAACGTCAATTAG
- the dph5 gene encoding diphthine synthase, producing the protein MGELVFIGLGLWDATDITVKGLNAARSAEEVYLETYTSFMGGLTKDALETLIGKEVQLLTRKDLEENASKLLSRAKGKRIALLVPGDPMIATTHIALRLEAERLGIKTRVVHGVSIHSAAPSICGLENYKFGKSVTIPFPEEKYFPETPYLVIKENLERGLHTLVFLDIKADEKRFMTINEAVLILLELERKVAPQKPLLKDTLMVGVARVGSENPTIKADFPQNLIKFDFGPPPHVLIVTGSLHFKEREALQLLAAAPLPP; encoded by the coding sequence TTGGGTGAGCTTGTCTTCATAGGTCTAGGTTTATGGGACGCCACGGATATAACGGTTAAAGGGTTAAACGCTGCCCGCTCTGCTGAAGAAGTTTACCTTGAAACGTACACTAGTTTCATGGGTGGACTAACTAAAGATGCACTAGAAACTTTGATTGGTAAGGAAGTGCAGCTTCTTACGCGAAAAGACCTTGAGGAAAATGCCTCAAAATTACTTTCGCGCGCAAAAGGGAAGAGAATTGCTTTACTCGTCCCTGGAGATCCTATGATAGCCACGACACACATCGCCCTTAGACTTGAAGCTGAAAGACTTGGAATAAAAACCCGCGTCGTTCACGGTGTATCAATACACTCAGCCGCTCCAAGCATATGTGGACTGGAGAATTACAAGTTCGGTAAATCGGTAACCATACCTTTCCCAGAGGAGAAATACTTCCCTGAAACCCCGTACCTGGTTATAAAAGAGAATTTAGAGCGTGGACTACACACGTTAGTCTTTCTTGATATTAAGGCTGATGAAAAGCGATTTATGACTATAAACGAAGCTGTACTTATCCTGCTTGAACTGGAGCGAAAAGTAGCCCCCCAAAAACCTCTACTAAAGGACACCTTGATGGTTGGCGTAGCGAGAGTTGGGTCCGAGAATCCCACTATCAAGGCAGACTTTCCTCAAAATCTCATAAAGTTCGACTTTGGCCCTCCCCCTCATGTCTTGATAGTTACTGGTTCGCTTCACTTCAAGGAAAGGGAGGCTTTACAACTTCTGGCTGCCGCCCCTTTGCCTCCTTAG
- the twy1 gene encoding 4-demethylwyosine synthase TYW1 — protein MKAGSETTLIPPNVAFILKRQKYQLVGRHSAVKRCHWFYKALTGRGYCYKQEWYNIKSHRCLQMTPCAIFCTNRCIPCWRLEPGDLGIEWDQMAILKEEVDDPKEIVDGCIEAQRRILTGFNPAHHPLVSEKRWKEALEPKHAAISLAGEPTLYPKIGELIEEFHRRGMTTFLVTNGTLPDRLAEIEEPTQLYLTLYAPSEEIYKKVCRPFLSDAWNRVIESLTLIRSFSCPTVVRLTLVKGLNFVDPEGYAKLIELAEPTYVECKSYTSVGLSLRRGLNSSNMVGIDELRPFAEKIGEILGYNVIGESAPSKVILLSKLSKPIKVA, from the coding sequence GTGAAGGCTGGGTCTGAGACTACGCTTATTCCGCCAAACGTGGCATTCATCCTAAAAAGGCAGAAATACCAGCTTGTTGGGAGGCATTCTGCTGTTAAACGCTGCCACTGGTTTTATAAGGCATTAACAGGAAGAGGCTACTGCTATAAGCAAGAATGGTATAATATTAAATCGCACAGATGCCTTCAAATGACGCCTTGCGCTATTTTTTGCACAAATCGATGTATACCTTGCTGGCGTTTAGAACCAGGAGATTTGGGCATTGAATGGGATCAAATGGCCATATTGAAGGAGGAAGTCGACGACCCAAAGGAGATAGTAGATGGGTGCATTGAAGCACAACGAAGAATACTCACAGGGTTTAACCCAGCACACCATCCGTTAGTAAGCGAAAAAAGGTGGAAAGAGGCTCTTGAACCTAAACATGCAGCTATAAGTTTAGCAGGCGAGCCAACACTTTACCCCAAAATAGGTGAATTAATAGAAGAGTTCCATAGAAGGGGAATGACCACGTTCCTCGTGACGAATGGGACATTGCCTGACAGGCTGGCTGAAATAGAGGAGCCCACCCAACTTTATCTCACGTTATACGCTCCATCGGAGGAGATTTATAAGAAAGTTTGCAGGCCCTTTTTGAGCGACGCATGGAATAGAGTCATTGAGAGTCTGACGTTAATAAGGAGTTTTAGTTGTCCCACCGTAGTGAGACTCACCTTAGTTAAAGGGTTAAACTTCGTGGATCCTGAAGGCTACGCGAAGCTCATAGAATTAGCTGAGCCAACTTATGTTGAGTGCAAGAGCTACACTTCGGTAGGATTATCCCTTAGAAGGGGGCTTAACAGTAGCAATATGGTTGGGATCGATGAGCTGAGACCATTCGCGGAAAAAATAGGTGAGATTTTAGGGTACAATGTTATAGGAGAGTCCGCCCCCAGTAAAGTCATACTCCTAAGTAAACTAAGCAAGCCCATAAAAGTAGCTTAG
- a CDS encoding CaiB/BaiF CoA-transferase family protein: MRAPLEGITVLDLTRLLPGPFCSMILGDLGADVIKIEPVGVGDWTRWVPPFVKNESAIFLSVNRNKRSMTLNLRSEEGLEIFYKMVEKSDVILEGFRPGITKKLRIDYETVREINPRIIYCSISGFGQSGPYAGKSGHDINYIGIGGILALTGLRNETPVVPGVPIADLAGGMAGVFGILAALILREKTGVGIYIDVSMLDVIVSWLSIYAGIYLIGGLNISRGSNILAGAIGSYGVFKTRDGRYLTLGILEEHFWKNFCKAVERPDLENYPYLLIEKGEELHKIIQEIIEGRTLEEWLKVFEENDVPCGPVNEICQVFLDPQVLHREMVVEVEHPRAGKIKQVRFPLKFSEEWCMIRRPPPMLGEHTEEILKELGYSVEEIGELRRKGVI, encoded by the coding sequence ATGCGCGCTCCACTTGAAGGGATTACTGTATTAGACTTAACTAGGCTTCTCCCGGGGCCTTTCTGCTCGATGATTCTAGGGGACTTAGGGGCGGACGTTATAAAAATAGAGCCCGTTGGAGTAGGTGACTGGACTAGATGGGTTCCCCCATTTGTCAAAAATGAGAGCGCCATCTTTCTTTCTGTAAATAGAAATAAAAGAAGCATGACGCTGAACCTGAGAAGCGAAGAGGGACTCGAGATATTTTACAAGATGGTTGAGAAGAGTGACGTCATACTTGAGGGGTTTAGGCCCGGCATAACTAAAAAGCTCAGAATAGACTACGAGACTGTGAGGGAAATTAACCCCCGGATAATTTACTGCTCCATTTCCGGCTTCGGTCAAAGTGGTCCTTATGCCGGAAAGAGCGGACATGACATCAATTACATAGGCATAGGAGGAATACTAGCCTTAACAGGTCTGAGAAACGAGACGCCCGTAGTCCCAGGGGTGCCTATAGCGGATCTAGCTGGCGGAATGGCTGGAGTATTCGGCATACTAGCAGCCCTTATCCTTAGGGAGAAAACTGGTGTAGGGATATACATTGATGTTTCAATGCTGGATGTTATTGTCTCGTGGCTTTCTATTTACGCCGGTATTTATCTTATCGGGGGTCTTAACATTAGTAGAGGAAGCAACATTTTAGCAGGAGCCATCGGAAGTTACGGTGTTTTTAAAACCAGGGACGGAAGGTACCTTACGCTTGGAATACTGGAAGAACATTTCTGGAAGAATTTCTGCAAGGCTGTGGAAAGACCAGACCTTGAAAATTACCCCTATCTTTTGATTGAAAAAGGAGAAGAACTGCACAAAATAATACAAGAGATAATTGAAGGTAGGACGCTCGAAGAGTGGCTCAAAGTTTTCGAGGAAAACGACGTACCATGCGGTCCGGTTAATGAAATATGCCAAGTTTTCCTTGATCCGCAGGTTTTGCACCGCGAAATGGTAGTCGAAGTAGAACATCCTAGAGCAGGAAAAATTAAACAAGTAAGATTTCCATTAAAGTTTTCCGAGGAGTGGTGTATGATAAGAAGGCCGCCACCTATGCTAGGAGAACACACGGAGGAAATCCTAAAGGAGCTGGGGTATAGTGTGGAAGAAATAGGAGAACTTAGGAGGAAAGGAGTAATCTAA
- a CDS encoding DUF120 domain-containing protein has protein sequence MNEELWFTLLEIALMGGCEGAVDVSSTRLASKLKVSQQTAARRLKQLEKEGLIVREISTRGQNVRVTDEGVRRLFEVYVGLKRIFEEKVKTIKIKGEVFSGMKEGRYYVSIEGYRKRFEEKLGFTPYPGTLNLKLKSYHDMQARKLLEAYPGIVIEEFEEGGRTFGKVKCFKALIENKIEGSVLLINRTHYGEDVIEVISPVFLREALNVKDGDSVMVCVFLE, from the coding sequence TTGAACGAAGAGCTGTGGTTCACTTTACTTGAAATAGCTTTAATGGGAGGATGTGAAGGAGCTGTCGACGTTTCATCGACGCGACTCGCAAGTAAGCTTAAGGTTAGCCAGCAAACTGCTGCTAGGCGATTGAAACAGCTAGAAAAAGAGGGGCTCATAGTTAGGGAGATATCGACTAGGGGGCAAAATGTCAGAGTTACTGATGAAGGTGTAAGGAGGCTTTTCGAAGTTTATGTTGGGCTCAAGAGAATTTTCGAGGAAAAAGTTAAGACGATTAAGATAAAGGGTGAAGTATTCAGTGGAATGAAGGAAGGAAGGTACTACGTGTCAATTGAAGGGTATAGGAAAAGGTTCGAGGAGAAGCTAGGGTTCACACCTTACCCAGGCACTTTGAACCTGAAGCTGAAATCGTATCATGACATGCAAGCGAGGAAGCTTCTAGAGGCTTATCCGGGAATAGTTATAGAGGAGTTCGAGGAGGGGGGGAGGACCTTCGGGAAAGTTAAGTGCTTTAAAGCCTTGATTGAAAACAAAATTGAGGGAAGTGTCTTACTGATTAATCGTACGCATTACGGAGAGGACGTTATAGAAGTTATTTCCCCGGTATTCCTTAGGGAAGCTCTCAACGTAAAGGACGGGGACAGTGTAATGGTTTGCGTGTTCCTCGAGTGA
- the sepS gene encoding O-phosphoserine--tRNA ligase produces the protein MRFNVKEILKKAEEDYEEAWLESRKLLRIDGRYFKLKSPGRSNEVMDFVEEVRKALVEMGFEEVILPVIVDESEVRKEYGPEATVILDRVFYLAGLPRPDIGLSKEHIEQIKKIVPSFNDFEKMQRILRSYKKGEIEADDLIETMVKELGISEGDAARIIDSVFHEFKKLTPTPSPLTLRSHMTALWFPVLSAIYKYKWREPPVQLFTVGLKFRREQKIDPTHLYASYTASFVIMAEEISLEDGKSVIQEFLKKLGFTEAKFKLKATTSKYYAPQTEFEVFIQHPKTGDWIEVGDCGFYSPVSLAKYDIDIPVFNAGFGIERFVMIKTGEEDVRRLSYPYFYRKDVYSDEEIAEGIRYAEVPETKLGEEIMDAIIRVAEANKDAEAPCRFIAWSGETSKGKLTVVVFENEEGVKLLGPAALNVICVHDGNVLGLPPSETRGTMTKLRYLDGVAALFAKRIEKEVLEEGKREITMKVRMVKKPSDVNIYLNERVRRYISSKNKKIDIRGPVFVSLAASLE, from the coding sequence ATGAGGTTTAACGTGAAAGAGATACTGAAAAAAGCTGAAGAGGATTACGAGGAAGCATGGCTTGAGTCACGTAAACTCCTTAGGATCGATGGAAGATATTTTAAGCTTAAATCTCCCGGAAGAAGCAACGAGGTAATGGATTTCGTAGAAGAAGTTAGAAAAGCGCTCGTGGAAATGGGTTTTGAAGAGGTCATTCTACCCGTAATTGTCGATGAGAGTGAAGTCCGTAAAGAGTATGGACCAGAAGCAACAGTCATCCTGGACAGAGTCTTTTACTTGGCTGGACTACCTAGACCCGACATAGGTCTGAGCAAGGAGCATATCGAACAAATCAAGAAAATAGTTCCCTCATTCAACGATTTTGAAAAAATGCAGAGAATACTTAGAAGCTACAAGAAAGGAGAAATAGAGGCGGACGATCTAATCGAAACTATGGTTAAAGAGTTAGGGATAAGCGAAGGAGACGCGGCGAGGATAATAGATAGCGTTTTTCATGAATTCAAGAAACTTACGCCCACTCCGTCGCCTCTCACTCTCAGGTCGCACATGACGGCTTTATGGTTCCCAGTTCTTAGTGCGATTTACAAATACAAATGGAGAGAGCCGCCCGTTCAACTCTTCACCGTGGGATTGAAGTTTAGGAGAGAACAAAAGATAGATCCAACACACCTTTACGCTTCGTACACTGCGTCGTTTGTCATAATGGCGGAAGAGATAAGCCTGGAAGATGGTAAAAGCGTTATCCAAGAATTCCTAAAGAAGCTTGGTTTCACGGAGGCAAAATTTAAACTTAAGGCTACGACTTCAAAGTATTATGCTCCTCAAACCGAGTTTGAAGTCTTCATACAACACCCGAAAACCGGAGATTGGATAGAGGTTGGAGACTGCGGTTTCTATTCTCCTGTAAGCCTCGCAAAGTACGACATAGATATTCCAGTATTCAATGCGGGATTTGGTATAGAAAGGTTCGTCATGATAAAAACCGGGGAGGAAGATGTAAGGAGGCTCAGTTATCCCTACTTCTACAGGAAGGACGTTTACTCTGACGAAGAAATAGCGGAAGGGATACGATATGCGGAAGTGCCGGAAACAAAGCTTGGCGAAGAAATAATGGATGCGATAATAAGGGTAGCTGAAGCAAACAAGGACGCGGAAGCTCCATGCAGGTTCATCGCTTGGAGTGGAGAAACAAGCAAAGGAAAACTAACAGTAGTTGTCTTCGAAAACGAGGAAGGAGTCAAACTATTAGGCCCAGCCGCATTAAACGTAATATGTGTTCACGACGGAAACGTTTTAGGGCTTCCACCATCTGAAACAAGGGGGACTATGACCAAGTTGAGGTACCTAGACGGGGTGGCCGCGCTATTCGCTAAGAGAATTGAGAAAGAAGTCCTAGAGGAAGGTAAGCGTGAAATAACCATGAAAGTGAGAATGGTGAAGAAACCTTCAGACGTCAACATATACTTAAATGAAAGAGTTAGGCGTTATATTTCGTCAAAGAATAAAAAGATAGACATCAGAGGACCTGTATTCGTGAGTCTAGCGGCGTCACTAGAATAA
- a CDS encoding CBS domain-containing protein yields MFYLPSPEDLKQARKRLGITQEELARMAGVSQSLIARIESGSVDPRLSTLRKIVNALSAFEKNKICARDIMFSPVISVSSDETVRTAISLMEKNSISQLPVIDKGRLVGSISESTIMKYLSEGKDVFDKTVGEIMEESFPTVNPLTSIEVVHHLIVSGNPAVLVVDKGEVVGIITKIDLISAYKK; encoded by the coding sequence ATGTTTTATCTCCCCTCACCAGAGGATCTTAAGCAGGCGAGGAAACGTCTAGGAATCACTCAGGAAGAGCTAGCAAGGATGGCTGGTGTAAGCCAGTCGCTGATTGCCAGGATAGAGTCTGGCTCCGTGGATCCACGCCTATCAACGCTCAGGAAAATAGTTAATGCGTTGAGTGCGTTTGAGAAAAACAAGATCTGCGCTAGGGACATAATGTTCTCCCCAGTTATTTCTGTTTCATCTGACGAAACTGTTCGAACAGCCATTAGTCTCATGGAAAAGAACAGCATCTCGCAACTACCAGTCATAGACAAGGGGCGTTTAGTTGGCAGCATAAGCGAGAGCACAATAATGAAGTACCTCTCAGAAGGGAAGGACGTATTCGACAAGACCGTTGGCGAAATAATGGAAGAAAGCTTCCCGACAGTTAACCCACTCACAAGTATCGAGGTCGTCCACCACCTTATAGTGAGCGGGAACCCTGCAGTGCTAGTTGTAGACAAGGGAGAAGTGGTGGGTATAATTACGAAAATTGACCTAATTTCTGCCTACAAGAAGTGA